One Brassica napus cultivar Da-Ae chromosome A1, Da-Ae, whole genome shotgun sequence genomic region harbors:
- the LOC111200497 gene encoding S-protein homolog 6-like — translation MRTMKKILLSLIIISSIITLTSMLQPHTLSLGEEFDVRVINSFRDNSSLPLVIWCTSPQGDLGGRALQEGDDFRWTARIELWSWRAEYTCTMKWELKRKRFEAFKVSRDSNRCGITKKCSWSVREDGFYFSSDEIYWTKDFSWL, via the coding sequence atgagaacTATGAAAAAGATCCTTCTTTCACTTATCATCATCTCATCAATCATCACCTTGACGTCTATGCTTCAGCCACATACTTTGTCACTGGGTGAGGAATTCGACGTGCGTGTTATCAACAGCTTCAGAGACAACTCCTCTCTACCTCTAGTGATCTGGTGCACCTCGCCACAAGGTGATCTCGGTGGTCGCGCGCTTCAAGAGGGAGATGACTTCCGATGGACGGCCAGGATCGAGCTGTGGTCGTGGAGGGCAGAGTACACGTGTACAATGAAGTgggagttgaagaggaagaggTTCGAGGCGTTTAAGGTTTCTAGAGACAGCAATAGATGTGGAATTACAAAGAAATGTTCTTGGTCCGTTAGAGAAGATGGATTTTATTTTAGTAGTGACGAGATTTATTGGACCAAAGATTTTTCTTGGttataa